One part of the Flavobacterium johnsoniae UW101 genome encodes these proteins:
- a CDS encoding DUF6922 domain-containing protein yields MAEVKKNSRVPNLDRVFFWDFDIDAMDFDKAYKTIIARIIERGGQDEIDEIVRFYGHDKVVTAIRDEIHFLPNYAIDRAIKFFPELKKEEMYCYLNRKDKPYHWI; encoded by the coding sequence ATGGCAGAAGTTAAAAAAAACAGCAGAGTTCCTAATCTGGATCGGGTCTTCTTTTGGGATTTCGACATAGATGCCATGGACTTTGACAAAGCATACAAAACTATTATTGCGCGTATCATAGAACGTGGAGGACAGGATGAAATAGATGAAATCGTGCGCTTTTATGGACATGATAAAGTTGTCACAGCTATCCGTGACGAAATCCATTTCCTTCCCAATTATGCTATTGACCGTGCTATAAAATTCTTTCCCGAACTCAAAAAGGAAGAAATGTACTGCTACCTCAACCGTAAGGACAAACCCTATCACTGGATTTAG
- a CDS encoding helix-turn-helix domain-containing protein yields MNTSTKPSHMGRKISRIRELKDMKQEALAQAMGTNQQAISIMENSETIEEEKLIEVAKALGVSVEAIKNFSEEGVFNYFNTFNDSGNNTFANNVCNFNPLDKLIESHEQQIKLYERLVQAEKDKVEYLEKLLKAK; encoded by the coding sequence ATGAATACATCAACAAAACCAAGTCACATGGGGCGTAAAATCAGCCGTATCCGTGAACTGAAAGACATGAAACAGGAAGCACTGGCACAGGCTATGGGTACAAACCAGCAGGCGATTTCTATTATGGAAAACAGCGAGACTATCGAAGAAGAAAAACTAATCGAAGTAGCAAAAGCATTGGGTGTAAGTGTAGAGGCAATTAAGAATTTTTCGGAAGAAGGTGTGTTTAATTATTTTAATACTTTTAACGATTCAGGCAATAATACTTTTGCAAATAATGTATGCAATTTTAATCCATTAGATAAATTAATCGAATCCCACGAACAGCAGATCAAACTTTATGAGCGTTTGGTTCAGGCGGAAAAAGATAAAGTCGAATACTTGGAAAAATTACTAAAAGCAAAATGA
- a CDS encoding nucleotidyl transferase AbiEii/AbiGii toxin family protein — MLYKETVTPQMWELLQRLMKDEKLKEFNLVGGTALSLMIGHRLSVDLDLFSTQDFNVQDMLAHLRSEHTVTIRELFDNTMLLNIGKVKVDVLAHKYPWQEPIKTEQGIRLVSLQDIGAMKLHAIFQNGTRIKDFVDMYFLLEHHPLKTYLDAYHNKYNGNPALASHSLLHHENIDMEEKVKLLKGKETSWTKMTQRLKKAVFNPSFDFSEPKNQIPPPGKRRGFRR; from the coding sequence ATGCTGTATAAAGAAACTGTTACTCCCCAGATGTGGGAACTTCTCCAAAGGCTTATGAAAGATGAAAAACTGAAAGAATTCAATCTTGTCGGCGGTACTGCCTTGAGCCTGATGATCGGCCATAGGTTAAGCGTCGATTTAGATCTGTTCTCCACACAGGATTTTAATGTACAGGATATGCTTGCTCATTTAAGAAGTGAGCATACTGTTACAATCAGGGAGCTGTTTGACAATACAATGCTTTTAAATATCGGTAAGGTTAAAGTAGATGTTCTAGCCCATAAATATCCATGGCAGGAGCCGATCAAGACCGAGCAGGGAATCAGACTGGTATCTCTACAAGACATAGGCGCTATGAAACTCCATGCGATATTTCAAAACGGCACAAGGATAAAAGATTTTGTGGATATGTATTTTCTTTTGGAACATCATCCCCTTAAGACCTATTTAGATGCTTACCATAACAAATACAATGGAAATCCCGCACTGGCTTCCCATTCATTACTGCATCATGAAAATATAGACATGGAAGAAAAAGTTAAACTCCTGAAAGGAAAAGAAACCAGCTGGACAAAAATGACCCAGCGTCTGAAAAAAGCAGTTTTCAATCCTTCTTTTGATTTTTCCGAGCCAAAAAATCAAATTCCTCCACCAGGTAAAAGACGCGGATTTAGGAGATAA
- the mobA gene encoding conjugal transfer protein MobA, protein MENEEKKNPHKGGRPSKTDPAVHRYSISLTAEENARFLTHFEVSGMHVMAHFITACVFQKGVKTVRIDKATMDYYMRLTSFYSQFRAVGVNYNQVVKLLYQKFSEKKASAYLYKLEKQTIELAVLSKKIIQLTEEFEQKHLRKDS, encoded by the coding sequence ATGGAAAATGAAGAGAAAAAGAATCCGCACAAAGGAGGAAGGCCTTCCAAAACAGATCCTGCAGTGCACCGCTATTCCATCAGCCTTACTGCAGAAGAAAATGCCCGTTTCCTGACTCACTTTGAAGTATCAGGAATGCATGTAATGGCGCATTTTATTACAGCCTGCGTATTTCAGAAGGGGGTTAAAACAGTCAGGATCGATAAAGCCACAATGGATTATTATATGCGCCTGACCTCTTTTTACAGCCAGTTTAGGGCTGTCGGGGTAAACTACAATCAGGTTGTAAAGCTTTTATATCAGAAATTTTCCGAAAAGAAAGCTTCTGCATATCTGTACAAGCTGGAAAAACAGACAATAGAATTAGCCGTCCTGTCCAAAAAAATCATACAGCTAACCGAGGAATTTGAACAAAAACACCTGAGAAAAGATTCCTGA
- a CDS encoding tyrosine-type recombinase/integrase: MKKNIQSKDFQRLAGAFDKFVKVRNYKQGRSNLYRNIITEFLIWLEQAGVSRMQNVTSKESVKYLEYLTARPKKRGNGVLAEKTIKLHLFVQGLFQVYLLENKEIQNIYYIPSVSGETQKPRNILTIEEIKLVYQYAENEMEKALLSIAYGCGLRRSEIANLDLKDVSLIKGMIVVRQGKGNKRREVPMSDTVLEYLKKYIRNERPERLSGRNQNEEAFFINSRGRRSTGENLNEILSKMIEQTGKFELVQKEITLHCLRHSIAFHLAENNAGIDFIRSFLGHTQINTTYIYAVQNKKRKPVVNF; this comes from the coding sequence ATGAAAAAAAATATACAGTCTAAGGACTTTCAAAGGCTCGCAGGGGCATTTGACAAATTTGTGAAAGTCCGGAATTACAAACAGGGAAGATCAAATCTGTACAGAAACATCATAACCGAATTTCTGATCTGGCTTGAACAGGCAGGAGTCAGCAGGATGCAGAATGTGACTTCAAAAGAATCCGTGAAGTATCTGGAATACCTCACAGCAAGACCAAAGAAAAGAGGGAACGGCGTACTGGCGGAAAAGACAATCAAACTGCATCTGTTTGTACAGGGGCTTTTTCAGGTTTACCTTCTTGAAAACAAAGAAATCCAGAATATCTATTATATCCCTTCCGTTTCGGGAGAAACCCAGAAGCCCAGAAATATCCTCACTATAGAAGAAATAAAACTGGTCTACCAGTATGCAGAGAATGAAATGGAAAAAGCCCTGCTGTCTATTGCCTATGGATGCGGACTGAGAAGATCAGAAATTGCAAACCTTGACTTAAAAGATGTAAGCCTTATCAAAGGAATGATTGTAGTGAGGCAGGGAAAAGGAAACAAAAGACGCGAAGTGCCTATGAGCGATACGGTTTTGGAATACTTAAAAAAATACATCAGGAATGAGAGACCTGAAAGGTTGTCAGGAAGAAACCAGAATGAGGAAGCATTCTTCATTAACAGCAGAGGCAGAAGATCAACAGGCGAAAACCTTAATGAGATCCTCAGCAAAATGATCGAGCAGACTGGAAAATTCGAGCTTGTCCAGAAAGAAATAACGCTCCACTGCCTTCGACACAGCATTGCGTTCCATCTGGCAGAGAATAATGCAGGGATTGACTTTATACGCAGTTTTTTGGGGCATACCCAGATCAATACCACATACATCTATGCGGTGCAGAACAAAAAACGCAAGCCAGTCGTAAACTTCTAA